A region of the Streptomyces durocortorensis genome:
ACGGTCAACGGCGAGCAGCGACAGCTCGGCCGCACGAGCGACATGGTCCGCTCCGTCGAGGACCTGATCGTCCACATCACGGAGGCCATGACACTCCTCCCGGGCGACGTGATCCTCACCGGGACCCCCGCAGGGGTCGGCCCCCTGCACGTCGGCGACGAGGTCGCCGTCACCATCGAAGGCATCGGCACTCTCACCAACAAGGTGATCAAGCGTGGCTAACGCACCTGTCCGTGTACGTTTCTGTCCCTCCCCGACCGGCAACCCCCACGTCGGCCTGGTCCGCACGGCGCTGTTCAACTGGGCCTTCGCCCGGCACCACCAGGGCACCCTGGTCTTCCGGATCGAGGACACCGACGCGGCGCGCGACTCCGAGGAGTCCTACCAGCAGCTGCTCGACTCGATGCGCTGGCTGGGCCTGGACTGGGACGAGGGCCCCGAGATCGGCGGCCCGCACGCCCCCTACCGCCAGTCGCAGCGGATGGACCTGTACAAGGACGTCGCCGAGAAGCTGCTCGCCGCCGGGTACGCCTACGCCTGCTACTGCACCACCGAGGAGCTGGACACCCGCCGCGACGCCGCCCGCGCCGCGGGCAAGCCGTCCGGTTACGACGGCCACTGCCGCGATCTCACGGCCGAGCAGAAGGCGGCGTACGAGGCCGAGGGCCGCAGCTCGATCGTCCGCTTCCGGATGCCCGACGAGGCCATCACCTTCACGGACCTGGTCCGCGGCGAGATCACCGTCCAGCCGGAGAACGTCCCGGACTACGGCATCGTCCGCGCCAACGGGGCCCCGCTCTACACGCTGGTCAACCCGGTCGACGACGCGCTGATGGAGATCACCCACGTCCTGCGCGGCGAGGACCTGCTCTCCTCCACCCCGCGCCAGATCGCCCTGTACCGGGCGCTCATCGAGCTGGGGATCGCCAAGGACACCCCCGCCTTCGGCCACCTGCCGTACGTCATGGGCGAGGGCAACAAGAAGCTCTCCAAGCGTGACCCGCAGGCCTCCCTCAACCTGTACCGCGAGCGCGGCTTCCTCCCCGAGGGCCTGCTGAACTACCTCTCGCTGCTCGGCTGGTCGATCGCCGAGGACCGTGACATCTTCTCGGTGGACGAGCTGATCGCCGCGTTCGACATCAAGGACGTCAACGCCAACCCGGCCCGCTTCGACCTCAAGAAGTGCGAGCACATCAACGCCGAGCACATCCGCATGCTGGATGTGAAGACCTTCACCGAGGCCTGCGGCCCCT
Encoded here:
- the gltX gene encoding glutamate--tRNA ligase, which codes for MANAPVRVRFCPSPTGNPHVGLVRTALFNWAFARHHQGTLVFRIEDTDAARDSEESYQQLLDSMRWLGLDWDEGPEIGGPHAPYRQSQRMDLYKDVAEKLLAAGYAYACYCTTEELDTRRDAARAAGKPSGYDGHCRDLTAEQKAAYEAEGRSSIVRFRMPDEAITFTDLVRGEITVQPENVPDYGIVRANGAPLYTLVNPVDDALMEITHVLRGEDLLSSTPRQIALYRALIELGIAKDTPAFGHLPYVMGEGNKKLSKRDPQASLNLYRERGFLPEGLLNYLSLLGWSIAEDRDIFSVDELIAAFDIKDVNANPARFDLKKCEHINAEHIRMLDVKTFTEACGPWLKAPFAPWAPEAFDTEKWTRIAPYAQTRVTVLSDITDNVDFLFLDEPVDDEASWAKAMKGDPAALLTTARANLEAADWGDPESLKNAVLTAGEAHGLKLGKAQAPVRVAVTGRTVGLPLFESLEILGREKSLARVDAALAKLAA